One Cellulomonas sp. NS3 genomic region harbors:
- a CDS encoding class II 3-deoxy-7-phosphoheptulonate synthase: MTVEADPQVVAGLDHWRELVATQQPRWPDAADLARVTDRLSAVPPLVFAGESDALRAQLAAAGRGEAFLLQGGDCAETFADATADNIRNKIKTILQMAVVLTYGASLPVIKMGRMAGQYAKPRSSDSETRDGVTLPAFRGDIINGYEFTPEARVPNPERLLEAYHTSASTLNLIRAFTTGGFASLLRVHEWNRGFTANPAYARYEEIAAEIDRAIRFMAACGADFDALRTVDFFSSHEGLLLDYERPLTRIDSRTGLPYDCSAHFLWVGERTRQLDGAHVDYFSRVHNPIGVKLGPTSTGDDALALMDKLNPTAEPGRLTFITRMGAGKIRDLLPALVEKVAADGRPVTWVCDPMHGNGITSASGYKTRRFSDVMDEVAGFFEVHRALGTVPGGLHIELTGDDVTEVLGGSEEIDDEGLGRRYETLVDPRLNHQQSLELAFQVVELLRKA; the protein is encoded by the coding sequence ATGACCGTCGAGGCGGACCCGCAGGTCGTCGCGGGGCTCGACCACTGGCGTGAGCTCGTCGCGACGCAGCAGCCGCGCTGGCCGGACGCCGCGGACCTCGCGCGCGTCACGGACCGGCTGTCCGCCGTGCCGCCGCTCGTGTTCGCGGGGGAGTCCGACGCGCTGCGCGCCCAGCTCGCCGCCGCGGGCCGCGGCGAGGCGTTCCTGCTCCAGGGCGGGGACTGCGCCGAGACGTTCGCCGACGCGACCGCGGACAACATCCGCAACAAGATCAAGACGATCCTGCAGATGGCCGTCGTCCTGACGTACGGCGCGAGCCTGCCGGTGATCAAGATGGGCCGCATGGCGGGGCAGTACGCCAAGCCGCGCAGCTCGGACTCCGAGACGCGCGACGGGGTGACGCTGCCGGCGTTCCGCGGCGACATCATCAACGGGTACGAGTTCACGCCCGAGGCCCGCGTGCCGAACCCCGAGCGGCTGCTCGAGGCGTACCACACGTCGGCCTCGACGCTGAACCTGATCCGCGCGTTCACCACGGGCGGCTTCGCGTCGCTGCTGCGCGTGCACGAGTGGAACCGCGGGTTCACGGCGAACCCGGCATACGCGCGCTACGAGGAGATCGCCGCGGAGATCGACCGCGCGATCCGCTTCATGGCGGCGTGCGGCGCCGACTTCGACGCGCTGCGCACGGTCGACTTCTTCTCGAGCCACGAGGGCCTGCTGCTCGACTACGAGCGTCCGCTCACGCGCATCGACTCCCGCACCGGGCTGCCCTACGACTGCTCGGCGCACTTCCTGTGGGTGGGGGAGCGCACGCGTCAGCTCGACGGCGCGCACGTCGACTACTTCTCGCGCGTGCACAACCCGATCGGCGTGAAGCTCGGGCCCACGAGCACGGGGGACGACGCCCTCGCGCTCATGGACAAGCTCAACCCGACGGCCGAGCCGGGCCGGCTCACCTTCATCACGCGCATGGGTGCCGGCAAGATCCGCGACCTGCTCCCGGCGCTCGTGGAGAAGGTCGCGGCGGACGGCCGCCCCGTCACGTGGGTGTGCGACCCGATGCACGGCAACGGCATCACCTCGGCGAGCGGGTACAAGACGCGGCGGTTCTCGGACGTCATGGACGAGGTCGCCGGGTTCTTCGAGGTGCACCGCGCGCTCGGCACGGTCCCGGGCGGCCTGCACATCGAGCTCACCGGCGACGACGTCACCGAGGTCCTCGGCGGGTCCGAGGAGATCGACGACGAGGGCCTGGGGCGCCGCTACGAGACCCTCGTGGACCCGCGCCTGAACCACCAGCAGTCGCTCGAGCTCGCGTTCCAGGTCGTGGAGCTGCTCCGCAAGGCGTGA
- a CDS encoding pyrophosphate--fructose-6-phosphate 1-phosphotransferase has protein sequence MSVRRVALLTAGGFAPCLSSAVGGLIERYTEIAPEIEIIAYQHGYHGLLRGDKIVVDAEARAKAGLLHRFGGSPIGNSRVKLTNAADCVKRGLVQEGQNPLHVAAEQLKADGVDVLHTIGGDDTNTTAADLAAFLEENGYHLTVVGLPKTIDNDVVPIKQSLGAWTAAEEAAGFAANVIGEHRSGPRMLIVHEVMGRHCGWLTAAAAAEYRKWLDAQEWVPSLGLTRERWDIHAVFLPELALDIDAEAARLKTIMDEQGNVNIFLSEGAGMHEIVEQLEASGAEVPRDPFGHVKLDTINPGQWFAKQFAEKLGAEKVMVQKSGYYSRAAAANAEDLRLIKSMTDLAVEAALKGDSGVIGHDEEDGDRLKAIAFPRIAGGKAFDVSQEWFGALLADIGQPLVPGGHS, from the coding sequence ATGTCGGTTCGTCGCGTCGCGCTCCTGACCGCAGGCGGCTTCGCCCCGTGCCTGTCCTCGGCCGTCGGTGGCCTCATCGAGCGGTACACCGAGATCGCGCCCGAGATCGAGATCATCGCCTACCAGCACGGCTACCACGGGCTCCTCCGGGGCGACAAAATCGTCGTCGACGCCGAGGCCCGCGCGAAGGCCGGCCTCCTGCACCGCTTCGGCGGCTCCCCGATCGGCAACTCGCGCGTCAAGCTGACGAACGCGGCGGACTGCGTCAAGCGCGGGCTCGTCCAGGAGGGCCAGAACCCCCTGCACGTCGCGGCCGAGCAGCTCAAGGCCGACGGCGTCGACGTGCTCCACACCATCGGCGGCGACGACACGAACACGACGGCCGCGGACCTCGCGGCGTTCCTCGAGGAGAACGGCTACCACCTGACGGTCGTCGGTCTCCCCAAGACGATCGACAACGACGTCGTCCCGATCAAGCAGTCGCTCGGCGCCTGGACCGCCGCCGAGGAGGCCGCCGGCTTCGCGGCCAACGTCATCGGCGAGCACCGCTCGGGCCCGCGCATGCTCATCGTCCACGAGGTCATGGGCCGGCACTGCGGCTGGCTCACCGCTGCTGCGGCGGCGGAGTACCGGAAGTGGCTCGACGCCCAGGAGTGGGTCCCGAGCCTCGGCCTGACGCGTGAGCGCTGGGACATCCACGCGGTCTTCCTGCCGGAGCTGGCGCTCGACATCGACGCCGAGGCGGCGCGCCTGAAGACGATCATGGACGAGCAGGGCAACGTCAACATCTTCCTGTCGGAGGGTGCGGGCATGCACGAGATCGTCGAGCAGCTCGAGGCGTCCGGGGCCGAGGTCCCGCGCGACCCGTTCGGGCACGTCAAGCTCGACACGATCAACCCGGGCCAGTGGTTCGCGAAGCAGTTCGCCGAGAAGCTCGGCGCCGAGAAGGTCATGGTCCAGAAGTCGGGCTACTACTCCCGCGCCGCAGCCGCCAACGCCGAGGACCTGCGCCTCATCAAGTCGATGACGGACCTCGCGGTCGAGGCCGCGCTCAAGGGCGACTCGGGCGTCATCGGGCACGACGAGGAGGACGGCGACCGGCTCAAGGCCATCGCGTTCCCGCGCATCGCGGGCGGCAAGGCGTTCGACGTGTCGCAGGAGTGGTTCGGTGCGCTGCTCGCCGACATCGGCCAGCCGCTCGTGCCCGGCGGCCACTCATGA
- a CDS encoding lysophospholipid acyltransferase family protein — MFYWLMKRVMVGPLLHLVFRPWVRGAENVPSEGAAILASNHLAVIDSFVLPLVLDREIVFIGKSEYFTGTGMKGRLKAGFFRGVGTIPVDRSGGKASEAALRTGLNRLREGGLFGIYPEGTRSPDGRLYRGKTGVARLALESGAPVVPVVMVGTDVAQPLGRVIPKPVRLGVVIGEPLDFSRYRGMENDRFILRSVTDEIMYALMSLSGQEYVDVYAATQKARIATGHPAAAPVAESGPTAPGGRPAPDVQVPGPPEDDAGASVG; from the coding sequence TTGTTCTACTGGTTGATGAAGCGGGTCATGGTGGGTCCGCTCCTGCACCTCGTCTTCCGCCCCTGGGTCCGTGGCGCGGAGAACGTGCCGAGCGAGGGTGCCGCGATCCTCGCGAGCAACCACCTCGCGGTGATCGACTCGTTCGTGCTGCCGCTCGTGCTCGACCGCGAGATCGTCTTCATCGGCAAGTCCGAGTACTTCACCGGGACCGGCATGAAGGGGCGCCTCAAGGCCGGCTTCTTCCGCGGGGTCGGGACCATCCCCGTCGACCGCTCGGGCGGCAAGGCGAGCGAGGCGGCGCTGCGCACCGGGTTGAACCGGCTGCGCGAGGGCGGGCTGTTCGGCATCTACCCCGAGGGCACCCGCAGCCCGGACGGGCGCCTGTACCGCGGCAAGACGGGCGTCGCGCGCCTCGCGCTCGAGTCCGGCGCCCCGGTCGTCCCCGTCGTCATGGTGGGCACCGACGTCGCGCAGCCGCTCGGCCGGGTCATCCCCAAGCCCGTGCGCCTCGGCGTCGTGATCGGTGAGCCGCTCGACTTCAGCCGGTACCGCGGCATGGAGAACGACCGCTTCATCCTGCGGTCGGTGACCGACGAGATCATGTACGCGCTCATGAGCCTGTCGGGCCAGGAGTACGTCGACGTGTACGCCGCGACGCAGAAGGCCCGCATCGCGACGGGCCACCCCGCGGCCGCGCCCGTGGCGGAGTCCGGCCCGACGGCGCCGGGCGGCCGGCCCGCCCCCGACGTCCAGGTGCCGGGACCGCCCGAGGACGACGCGGGCGCGTCAGTAGGATGA
- a CDS encoding ROK family glucokinase, whose amino-acid sequence MHAIGVDIGGTKIAAGVVDEDGVILAQTRRATQPDDAGSIDRAIAEIYAELSASYEVGAIGLAAAGFVASDRSGVLFAPNLAWRNYPLRDRVAELVGPDVRIVVENDANAAGWAEFRFGVGRDVDDMLMLTVGTGLGGAIMIGGRLVRGAWGVAAEVGHMRVVPGGHYCGCGHEGCWEQYASGSALVRDAQAAVITQPERAVRLLELAGGDAEKLVGPHVTDAAQEGDPLAVELFTELGRWIGEGSASVAALLDPELIVVGGGVGAAGDLLLAPARQAFGEQLSARGYRPEARIELAAMGNDAGIVGAADLARF is encoded by the coding sequence ATGCACGCGATCGGTGTGGACATCGGCGGGACCAAGATCGCGGCCGGCGTGGTCGACGAGGACGGCGTGATCCTGGCGCAGACCCGCCGGGCCACGCAGCCCGACGACGCCGGGAGCATCGACCGGGCGATCGCCGAGATCTACGCCGAGCTGTCCGCGTCGTACGAGGTCGGCGCGATCGGCCTCGCCGCGGCGGGCTTCGTCGCCTCCGACCGGTCCGGCGTGCTGTTCGCACCGAACCTCGCGTGGCGCAACTACCCGCTGCGCGACCGTGTCGCGGAGCTCGTCGGTCCCGACGTGCGCATCGTCGTCGAGAACGACGCCAACGCCGCGGGCTGGGCGGAGTTCCGGTTCGGCGTGGGCCGCGACGTCGACGACATGCTCATGCTCACCGTCGGCACGGGCCTGGGCGGCGCGATCATGATCGGCGGGCGGCTCGTGCGCGGCGCGTGGGGCGTGGCCGCCGAGGTCGGGCACATGCGCGTCGTGCCGGGCGGGCACTACTGCGGCTGCGGGCACGAGGGCTGCTGGGAGCAGTACGCCTCGGGCAGCGCGCTCGTGCGCGACGCGCAGGCCGCCGTCATCACCCAGCCCGAGCGTGCGGTGCGCCTGCTCGAGCTCGCGGGCGGCGACGCGGAGAAGCTCGTCGGCCCGCACGTGACCGACGCCGCGCAGGAGGGCGACCCGCTCGCCGTCGAGCTCTTCACCGAGCTGGGCCGCTGGATCGGTGAGGGCTCGGCCTCGGTCGCGGCCCTGCTCGACCCCGAGCTCATCGTGGTCGGCGGCGGGGTCGGCGCCGCCGGCGACCTGCTCCTCGCGCCGGCCCGCCAGGCGTTCGGCGAGCAGCTGTCCGCGCGCGGCTACCGTCCCGAGGCGCGCATCGAGCTCGCCGCGATGGGCAACGACGCCGGCATCGTCGGCGCGGCGGACCTCGCCCGCTTCTGA